A single genomic interval of Alligator mississippiensis isolate rAllMis1 chromosome 15, rAllMis1, whole genome shotgun sequence harbors:
- the LOC106740043 gene encoding olfactory receptor 1K1-like: MEQTNASSLPGFILLGFSSRPELRCLLFPLFLTMYTLTLLGNSLMVLLARTDPRLRCAPMYILLGHLSIVDVALSSTTVPRALLDLLWGNGAVSYMGCLAQTYFFLAFGSTDSFLLACMAFDRYVAVCHPLSYAAIMGPWCCLGLVAGSWAISHLHSLLHVGLLARLSFCASREIPHYFCDVQPLLRLACSSTHVNELVIFTEGSLLIMGPFIFILGSYIFIFTAVLQLPSAQGRRKAMSTCGSHLAAVALFYGTIIAVYIRPASSYSAEHGRVVTVLYTALTPMLNPLIYSLRNQEVAGALRRALDKLHAPGK; encoded by the coding sequence ATGGAGCAGACAAATGCTTCCAGCCTCCCCGGCTTCATACTGCTGGGCTTCTCCTCCCGCCCAGAGCTGCGgtgcctcctcttccccctcttcctcaccATGTACACACTGACCCTGCTGGGAAACTCCCTCATGGTCCTGCTGGCCCGCACTGACCCCCGCCTGCGCTGCGCCCCCATGTACATCCTCCTGGGTCACCTCTCCATTGTGGACGTGGCCTTATCCTCCACTACGGTGCCCCGGGCCCTTCTGGACCTGCTCTGGGGCAATGGGGCCGTGTCCTACATGGGCTGCCTGGCCCAGACCTACTTCTTCCTGGCATTCGGCAGCACCGACAGCTTCCTCCTGGCCTGCATGGCCTTCGACCGCTATGTGGCCGTGTGCCACCCACTGAGCTATGCTGCCATCATgggcccctggtgctgccttgGGCTGGTGGCTGGCTCATGGGCCATTTCCCACCTCCACTCTCTGCTCCATGTGGGACTTCTGGCTCGGCTCTCCTTCTGCGCCTCACGAGAGATCCCGCACTACTTCTGTGATGTCCAGCCTTTGCTGCGCCTGGCCTGCTCCTCCACCCATGTCAACGAGCTGGTAATCTTCACCGAGGGCTCCCTGCTCATTATGGGGCCCTTCATCTTCATCCTGGGTTCCTACATCTTCATCTTcactgctgtgctccagctgccctCGGCTCAGGGCCGTCGCAAGGCCATGTCCACCTGTGGTTcccacctggctgcagtggccctgttCTACGGCACCATCATTGCCGTCTACATCCGCCCAGCATCCAGCTACTCAGCTGAGCATGGTCGGGTGGTGACGGTGCTGTACACGGCACTAACCCCCATGCTGAATCCCCTCATCTACAGTCTCCGCAaccaggaggtggcaggggcccTACGCCGGGCACTAGACAAACTGCATGCCCCAGGCAAGTGA
- the LOC132245883 gene encoding olfactory receptor 1K1-like, which yields MEQTNASRLPGFILLGFSSHPELRRLLFPLFLTMYMLTLLGNSLMVLLARTDPRLRCAPMYILLGHLSIVDVVFSSTTVPRALLDLLWGNGAVSYVGCLAQTYFFVAFGITDSFLLACMAFDRYVAVCRPLRYATVMGPRCCLGLVAGSWAISHLNSLLQVGLLARLSFCTSREIPHYFCDVQPLLRLACSSTRVNELVIFSEGSLVIMGPFIFILGSYIFILTAVLQLPSAQGRRKAMSTCGSHLAAVALFYGTIIAVYIRPASSYSAEHGRVVTVLYTALTPMLNPLIYSLRNQEVAGALRRALDKLHAPGK from the coding sequence ATGGAGCAGACAAATGCTTCCAGGCTCCCCGGCTTCATACTGCTGGGCTTCTCCTCCCACCCAGAGCTGCGGcgcctcctcttccccctcttcctcaccATGTACATGCTGACCCTGCTGGGAAACTCCCTCATGGTCCTGCTGGCCCGCACTGACCCCCGCCTGCGCTGCGCCCCCATGTACATCCTCCTGGGTCACCTCTCCATCGTGGATGTGGTCTTCTCCTCCACCACGGTGCCCCGGGCCCTGCTGGACCTGCTCTGGGGCAATGGGGCCGTGTCCTACGTGGGCTGTCTGGCCCAGACCTACTTCTTTGTGGCATTCGGCATCACCGACAGCTTCCTCCTGGCCTGCATGGCCTTCGACCGCTACGTGGCCGTGTGCCGGCCACTGCGCTATGCTACTGTCATGGGACCCAGGTGTTGCCTTGGGCTGGTGGCTGGCTCTTGGGCCATATCCCACCTCAACTCCCTGCTCCAAGTGGGACTGCTGGCTCGGCTCTCCTTCTGCACCTCACGAGAGATCCCGCACTACTTCTGTGATGTCCAGCCTTTGCTGCGCCTGGCCTGCTCCTCCACCCGTGTCAACGAGCTGGTAATCTTCAGCGAGGGCTCCCTGGTCATTATGGGGCCCTTCATCTTCATCCTGGGTTCCTACATTTTCATCCTcactgctgtgctccagctgccctCGGCTCAGGGCCGTCGCAAGGCCATGTCCACCTGTGGTTcccacctggctgcagtggccctgttCTACGGCACCATCATTGCCGTCTACATCCGCCCAGCATCCAGCTACTCAGCTGAGCATGGTCGGGTGGTGACGGTGCTGTACACGGCACTAACCCCCATGCTGAATCCCCTCATCTACAGTCTCCGCAaccaggaggtggcaggggcccTACGCCGGGCACTAGACAAACTGCATGCCCCAGGCAAGTGA